The region AGTTAAAAAGAGTACAATTCTAAAACTCATCACAAAAGAAGCATAAGATTAAAAGAATACGACTATACAAATCCCAATTAGTACTAGGTTACCTTCTGCGCATATAACCGGGAATATTTATTTGGTGAAGTTAGGAACAACAATATGGTTCCAAATAATTATGGTAAAATTGTAAGTGATTGTTGGCTTAGTATTCCGGATCATTTTTATTCCGCAGAATTAGATGACTTTAATATTATGCCTAACCATGGACATTGAATAATTATATTAAACAGTAGAGACAGGGCATGCCATGTTCCTACTACAACCCAAAAGAAAAAATTTGGTAATCCATTAAAGTGGAAATCAGATGAATATTAATAATCAAAAAACCCCGATTCGCATCGGGGTTTTGTTTTTAATTTGTTACTTCCTCAAGCACAGGAAGTTTAATCCTCTTCGGTTTCAGATCTTCTTTCTTTCCTTTGCCGTTTCCGTTACTTCCGTTTCTGCCATTCTTTCCATTGACTTTGTTCTTGCTGCCATATCCGTTAGGATTATTTGCATCAGCATAATTCTTATAAGTATAAATCTTATGCTGGAAGTTTCTTAGAATTATTCTTTCTTCATCTTTATGTAAAACATAATTGGGAAGTAAAGGAATTTTACCGCCGCCGCCAGGTGCATCAATAACAAAGTGCGGAACAGCAAGACCGCTTGTATGACCGCGTAAAGCTTCAACTATACTTATTCCTGTTTCGATTGAAGTTCTGAAATGATTGGCTCCTTTAGTTTCATCTGCCATATACATATAATACGGACGCACTCGTATTTTAAGAAGTTTTTGAACTAATTCTTTCATAACTGCAGGATCATCATTTACACCCTTCATAATAACTGTCTGATTTCCCATAGGTATCCCGGCATCAGCCATCATTTGACATGCTTTAGAACTTTCGGGAGTAATTTCCCAAGGATGATTGAAATGTGTATTGCAGTAAATAGGATGGTACTTCTTCAGCATATTAACAAGCTTAGTTGTTATACGGTGCGGAAGTACACAAGGCATTCTTGAACCAAGTCTTATTATCTCTATGTGAGGAATTTTTCTTATCCTTTGCAGTATTTTCTCTAACATTGCATCCGTCAACATTAAAGGGTCGCCGCCCGAAAGTATTACATCGCGTATTTCTGTATGCTGCTCAAGATAATTGAATGCACTTTCAAGTCCTCTCATCGAAATCTTTTCGTAATCCCCAACTTTTCTTTTCCTGGTACAGAATCGGCAATACAATCCGCATTGACTTGTAACAAGAAACAGCGCACGATCCGGGTAGCGATGAGTGATATTAGGTACCGGACTCATAGCATCTTCCATCAGAGGATCTTCAGCTGCATCAAAGTCTTCCAGCTCGGTTTTATCAGGCACACATTGACGCCAGATAGGATCTCCCGGATAACGGATTAAATTAAAATAATATGGATTGATACGAGCCTGGAAAAATTCATCAAGGTCTGCCGCTACTTTGCGGTCGATCCCGAATTTTTCTACAAGCTGCTCTACAGTATGAACACTGTCCCGTACCATTTGCTGCCAAAGTTCCATAACGATTCCTCAGTGATTCTTATTAGAAAAAAACTTTCCAAATACCAGCAGGTTATCACCCACTGCGTAAAAATCTCTTATCTCTGAAATAATCGAGTAATTATTTCTAAGATAAAAGTTTTGTGTAGAAGAATAACTTTCTTTGGAAGAAGTTTCGGCAAGCAGCCATCTGCCGTTATTGTTTCTCACAAACTCTTCAGCATGAGTTAAAAGACTTTTTCCGATTCCTTTGCCCGAGGAAGTTGGATCGGAAACAATCCAATAAAGATCATAAACCCCGTCAGTTAAAGGACGCTTTCCTGTACAATGATAACCAATAATCTTGCCATCTTTTTCATATACATAAATATGATAGTCGTCTTGATGAGGATTCATAACAGAAATACTCACCAGTTCCATTGCAACTTTAATTTCTTCTTCATTAAAGTTTGGTATCCTTGAGAGCATCTTTTCAATTTCAACTTCATCAGACTGCTTTATTTTTCGGATCATTGTACTTTCTCTGTAATGCAAAATCAGTTATGGTAAATAAAAGTTCACTATAATTTTTTCCTGAAGCTGCAGCAGCTCTTGCAAAACCAGAATCACTTGACACATCAGGATTAGGATTTACTTCGATCACATAAGGTATTTCATCACCGGATAATCTAATATCAACCCGTGCGTAATCTCTGCATCCTAAAACATTGTATGCATTAACTGCAATTTCTTCTAATTGAATTTTTAAATCATTCTCAAGATTAGCCGGACACACCGGTTTTGTATAATTATAATAAGTGCTTCCTTCTATCCACTTGCCATCATAGGTTACTATCTTTGGTAAATTTTTCGGCAAACCGGTAAAATCTATCTCTGATATTGGTAAAGTTTTACCACCAAGAACAGCACAGTTTAATTCTCTACCAACTATATATTCTTCAACTATCAGATTTTTATTATATGTCTCTGTTAAAAAAGTATAATGCTTTCTTAATTCTTTGTAATTATTTACAACAGAATTTTCCGAAATACCTATACTTGCATCTTCATCAATGAGTTTTAGAATTAGAGGATAGTTAAGATCAATATCTTTTTTACTGAACTTTTGATTTGGTGCTAAAGTTATTGCTCTTGGAGTTTTTATTCCGTTCGAGTATAATATTTCTTTTGTCCTTCTTTTATTCAGACAATTGCCGAGTGTTTGAGGTACATTTCCTGTGTATTCATATTCCAATAACTCATATAAACCAGCCATACAGTATTCATAGTGTGCGATTCCTTCAACTGACTCAACAAAATTTAAAATTGCATCAGGGTTATATTTGGTTATTTCATGAATAGTCCGGTTAACATCTCTATCAACAGCTAAGGAACTAACATCTGTAAAAAAGGTTCTTAAGTGATTTTCAATTTCCAGCATATTAGATGCAAAAGAATGTTCTGATAAATCCTTACTGTCTGATTTTTCATCAGCAGGTTTACCGTTATAAATCGGAAATATGCTTACAGGTGAATTGAAACAAATTAATATTTTAGCTTTTGTTTTCATGTAATCTATAAAAGATTATATCTCCTGATGCCAGCAGCTAAAACGTAATTAATCATATCGTTATACTCAATCCCTGCTGCACGAGCAGCTTTAGGAAAGCTTGAATTCTCGTTTGGATCGGGAATGATTCCAGGTAAAGGATTAATTTCAATAATATTCGGTTCGCCGTTTTTAGCAAGACGCAAATCTATTCTGCTCCAATCGCGGCATCTTAAGACTCTATAAGTATCAAGACAAACTTTATTTATCCTTTCTTCAAGCTCTTTTGAAATATCAGCCGGACAGTCAAACACATCAAATTCATTTTCTTTCGTATCAAGAATCCATTTTGCCTCGTAAGAATAAAGAGGTGCAGTACCTTCCGGATATTTATCATATCTCATTTCAATTGCAGGAAGTACTTTTGCATCACCGTCATTTCCAAGAATAGCAACTGTAAACTCACGCCCCGGTAAAAATTCTTCTACCAATGCTGCCTGATTGTATTCAGAAGTTATTCTTTCAATCTCTCTTTTAAGTTCAGATTTGCTGTGAACAAAAGACGAAGTGTAAATTCCTTTGCCGGAACCTTCGCTGATTGGTTTTACAATCATCGGAAATTGTAAGCTGTTAGATTCTGCATCTTCAATTTTTTCAGCTACGAAAAATTTTGCATTCGGAATTTTATGATAACTTAAAATTTCTTTCGTGCGTGCTTTATCCAAACATATTGCTAAAGTAAGAGCATCGGAACCAGTGTAAGGTATTTTAAGTAAATCAAGTATTGCGGGGATTTGTGCTTCGCGGCTAACACCATTTGAACCTTCAGCAATGTTAAAAACTATATCAGGTTTTGCCTCTCTGAATTTGTTGTAGGCTTCTTCGTCAGCTTCGATAAGAAAAACATTATTGTAAATTGAGATTGCATCCTTAACAGCATTAATTGTTTCCAACGTATCCCACTCAGCATATTCATCAATTTTTGAATTTAATTTTTTTGAAGATGGATTAGGATTTGGAGACACTATTGCGGAGAAAGAATCACTTTCTGGTTTAACATTATATGCCAAAGCAACATTCAACTTCTTATTAAAGAAGGACGATAAAATATTTTTTTCTCCTACAATAATTTTTTCGATAGCAAATATAATGTTTATAAAATTTTTGTCAATAACTCGGCAACTTTGTTTAAAATTAATTTTTAAAGCATCATCAACCGTAATTTTACTCTGCAGAAAATATTTTTAAATATTTTTTTCAGATATTTTTTTTATCAATATCATTAACAGGCTTTGTTTATCGATATAGAATTGATGTAGTGATTAATTTCTGTTATGCTATTTTAGCATAAGAAAGATTTTCGGAGTAGTGTTTGATAAGATTTTCGCGGATGATCACAGAAATTTTTTTTTCTAACTTTGGGTCAACTTCTATTAATTTGAAAGCACTTTGCTTCGCTTCGAGTATTAATTCCTGATCATCAACGATGTTTGTGTACTTCAATTCAGGGAAACCGCTTTGCTTTGTTCCAAAGATATCTCCAGGTCCGCGAAGTTTTAAATCTATCTCTGAAATTTTAAATCCATCAAGATATTTAACCATTGACTGAAGTCTTACAGATGATTTATATCTTTCAAGCTGTGAAGATGACAAATATTCCAGTTCAAGTTCATTCGCATTTTGCTTAGCAGCAATGTTATCACTGGTTATTAAAATACAATACGCCTGTTTGCTGCCTCTTCCAATTCTTCCTCTTAGCTGATGAAGCTGTGATAAACCAAATCGATGTGCATCATTAATTAAAATTATATTTGCATCCGGTATATCAATCCCAACCTCTATGACAGTTGTAGAAACTAACACATCAAAGGCTTTAGCTTTAAACATCAGCATCACTTCTTCTTTTTCCTGCCAGCTCATTCTACCGTGAATCAATCCAAGCTTAAGATTTTGCAGATGATTCTCTTTCAAATCCTCATAAAAAGTTGTTGCAGCTTTTAAGTCTAATTTTTCTGATTCCTCAACAAGCGGATAAACTAAAAATGTTTGATATCCCTCTTTAGCTTTATCAATTATAAATTTATAAATATCCGGAAGTTTTTTCTCTCCGCGTAAAACAGTTTTAATTGGAATACGGTTCTTAGGCATTTCATTGATGATTGATAAATCCAAATCGCCGTAAACTGTCATTGAAAGAGTTCTGGGAATAGGAGTTGCACTCATAACAAGAACATCAGGAGTTTTTCCTTTACTTTGTAAAGCTGCTCTTTGCTTAACACCAAACCGATGCTGCTCATCAATTACTACTAAACCAAGATTGTTAAACTTAACCTGTTCTTCAAAAATTGCGTGAGTACCAATTATTATATCAGCTTCCTGCAATTCAATGTCTGTAAGTTTTCTGCTCCGCTCGGATTTTTTTTGTCCGCCAAGAAGCAAACTAACTTTTATTTCTTTTCCTTTGTGGATCGATGAAAGTTTGCTCATCATCACTGAAATATTTTTTGCGTGCTGATCAGCCAGAATTTCTGTTGGTGCCATCAGCGCTGCCTGGAATCCATTATCAACAGCAATAAGCATTGAAATTAAAGCAACGATTGTTTTTCCGCTGCCAACATCACCTTGTAAAAGCCTGTTCATTGGCTTTTCAGACAACATATCGTTTTTTATTTCTGTTAAAACATTTAATTGTGCTTTTGTTAATTCAAAAGAAAGTGTTTTGATAAAATCAGAAACAAGTTTGGATTTTATTTCCATCTTGTTCCCGATAAGCTTTGTTTGATAATTATTCTTCTTGATTGCAACAAGTAATTCGAGATAAAACATTTCTTCAAACTTAAATCTGCGCTTTGCTTTCTCAAATAATTCTTTGCTCTGCGGATAGTGATAATTTTTAACTGCAGTTATTAAATCAATCAGTTTATGCTGTTCAATTATTTCCTTTGGAAGAGTTTCTTCAAGATTATCAACATAACTCTCAACCGCCGTATTAATAATTCGGCGTAAACTTAAATCACCGATGTTTTTCTGCTTTAGCTCTTTTGGAATTCTATAAAACGGAATGATTTTACCAGTGTTAAGAAAACTTTGTGTTTCTTCCTCTGTAATCTTATCATAATCAGGATGAACAATTTGAAGCTTGTTATAATTTATTTCAGGTTTACCCGAGATTGCAAAATAATCTCCTTCATTAAACACAGAATGAAAATATTTTACACCCTGAAACCAGACACATTCAATAAACCCGCTTCCATCTCTAAACTGAACTTTAAGAATTTCCTTTCTGCCAAGGTTTCTTTTTTCTTTATCAACAACTTTTGCGATTATTGTAGCTTCACCATCAAAACCATTTATTGCATATCCATAGGCTTTTGCTGCAGTTAAAACAGTTGTGCGGTCAAGATGGCGTGAAGGGAAGTAGAATATTAAATCACGTATTGTATTTATACCAATTTTGGAAAATGATTCAGCTCGTTTTGGTCCAACAGATTTGATGTATTGAACTGAAGACTCAAGAATATTTTCTTTCTCAGATTTCATTGTCCGAAAAATAGATGCTTAGCAAAGCAAACTCAAATGGAAATTATTTTGATTATTCACTCAAAGAATATGTTATTAGATTTTTAATGTAAGTAAAATTTGTTACTTACTTTAATAAATATATAAACTAATTCGGTGATGGCTTTATATTCGCTCTTTGAGAGGGGAACTATTGCCTACGAAATAAAATTTGAATAAATATCAATTCAGAAGAGTAATTTTGCAACACTTAAATGTTAAAATATTTTTCCAGATGATAAAAGTTTTATACTTAAATAATTTGTAGTGATAGTTGTTTTAATAATAGCTTTTACCATCTTTCAATCAGCTGTCATGGTCGTACCGTGACAACCTAAAAAACAATTTTCAAACTAAAGCAAAGTATGCCGATAAAAAAGTTTTTATAAATGGGTAAGTGTTGAAAGAGTAGTATATATTTTTACAAAAACTTTATAGCCAATGTAAGCTAAATTATCAATGGTAAAAAGATTTTAAAAGTTGATCCCTCACCAAACTCTGAATCAACTTCTATTCTGCCTGAGTATGAATCAACAATTCGTTTGACGATAGAAAGCCCTAATCCTGTTCCGCTAATATTTTTTGTTTTTTCGTTTTTAGCTCTAAAGAATTCACTGAAAAGTTTTTGCCTGTCTTCAGGTTTCAATCCGATGCCACTGTCTTTAATTTCAGTTACAATGTAATTATCGGATTGGTAAAGATTGATAGTTATTATACCCTGCTCGCGGTTATATTTAATTGCATTGCTGATAAGGTTTGTAAACAAACGTGATATCTCATCGCTGTCGGCATTGATGCAATGTGCAGTGTTATCTTTTTCGAAAACAACCTGCAGACCTTTTTTGCTTATATCAATTTGAAATAGTTCGAGTATTGAAGAAATGATTTCGTGCAAGCAGACTTTTTTAATTTCGCGGTGGACAGTCTTTAATTCCATTCTTGAAATATCCAAAAGATCGTTTACCATTTTAAGCAAACCATCTAATCTTATCATAGATCGGATTTCATAGTCTTTTCTTTGTTCCGGACTAAGTTGTATGGAATCATCATTAAACAATTTTAAGAATCCATACACAGCAGCAATTGGTGCTTTAAGTTCGTGCGAAACCATCGAAACAAACTGTGATTTTACAAATTCAATTTTCTTAAGTTCGGTTATATCTTTAAATACAATTACAACTCCGGCTACATTATCAGTAGAGTGTCTGACAACCGAAGCAGTAACTTCAACAAAAAACTCCCTGTTAGGTTTTAGCTCAATCTGAATGGTATAAGATTTATGCTCGATCGAGACTTCACTGACCAGTTTATTAAAAAGCTCAAGTAATTCCGGACGAAGTTTATCAAGAATATATTCTTCAACTGCAATTGAAGATAGTTCTAAAAATCTTAACGCTGCGGGATTGTAGAGAACAGCAAGCCCTTCTTTATTAATTACAAGAACACCGTCTGTAATTGAATTAATAATTGTATTCAGTCTGGTTTTTTCAAAAGCAACTTCAAGCAAACGCTCTTCGCGTTCCCTTTGCCATTTCTCTGCTTCAAGATTTACTAATCTTTTCTGATATCCTTCCTTAAGATTTGATATAAGCTCTTCAGGCGAAAAAGGCTTTGGAATATAGCTGTGTGCTCCAAGTCTGGTTGCTTCTACTGCAGTTTCATAGCTTGCATAAGCAGTTGCTATAAAACAAACTGTATTTGGATATTTCTTTCTGATTGTCTGAAGGACTTCAAGTCCATCTATATCCGGCATTTTCAGATCAATAACTGCAAGATCAAATTCGGTTTCCGTTCCAAACTTAATTCCTTCCGTTCCATTTTCAGCAGTAGTAACTTCATAACCCTCCATTTCAAGCAATCTTTGTGCACCTATACGAAGACCTTTTTCGTCATCAACAATCAGAACTTTTGGTTTACTTGTACTCATGTTTTTTTTGTGTCATTGCGAAGAAGACTGAAAGAATGACGAAGCAGTCTGCAAGATTATAGATTGCTTCATTCGAAGACTTGTTCGCAATGACCAGCTAGTATTATTTCTTCATTTCATAGAATGCTTCTAACTTCTGAACGAACTCTTCAATTATTACCGGTTTATGAATCAGTGCGTCAGCCTTTATCCATTCTCTCTCTTCAGATGTTGATGCTCCAAATTTAAATCCGGTATCATAGGTTGCCGAAGTTAATATGAAGACAGGAATATTCTTTCCGTGCTCATCATTTTTTATTCTATAACATAGAATAAAACCCGAGTCGTGTTCTTCCATAATTAAATCAATTACGCAGGCATCGGGTTTGGTTTTTTTAAAGGTCTCAAAGCCCTCCCTGCCGCTGTTTGCAGTAATTACTTCATAACCTTTTGATTCAATTAGTAGTTTGTTTTGTTCAAGAAGATCCAGATCGTCATCTACTAATAATATTTTTTTCTTATTGTTCATAAAGCTTCAATTCCTTTATTTGCATTTGTTATCTGATATACTTGATTAGTCGGCAGTACAACTGTAAAAGCAGTGCCTTTTCCTATTTCACTTTTAAATGTAATATTTCCTTTGTGCATTTTAATAATACCGTATGATATTGCCAGCCCAAGCCCGGTGCCTTTGCCCATACTTTTTGTAGTAAAAAATGGAATAAATACTTTACCATGATTTTCTTTTGGTATGCCAGGCCCAGTATCAGAAAATTCGATTTTAACACTATCCCGGTTTAAAGCAAGTGTTATAATCAATTCCTTTTTGCTGTCAATATCTGTCATTGCATCACAGGCGTTTTTAATAAGATTAATAAAAACCTGCTTAAGCTGATCTTCATCGCCTGTAATTCTGTAATTATTTTCTTCAACATCAAGTCTAAAGTTAATTCCGCGATAAGCGGTGTTCATTGCAAATGGTTTTAACAATTCTTTTAATGTTTCAGCCAGATCAAATTCTTTTAGATTAAGTTTTCCTTGTCTTGCAAAGTTAAGAAGATTGGCAACTATATTTTTACATCTGTTAGCTTCTTCAACAATTAATTCAAGGTCTTCAGTTTTCTGATCATCATTAAAAATCTTTTCCAGATCTCTTTTCAACATTGATGCATAAAGTAATATTGTTCCGAGCGGATTATTGATTTCGTGAGCAACCCCTGCAGCAAGCTGTCCAATTGATGCAAGTTTTTCAGCAACACGAAGCTGTTCTTCTGTATTGCTCAGATTATCGTAGGCAGTTTTTAACTCATTAAGAAGATAAGGCAAACACATTTCTTTTTCAGCAAGGTCTTTAGCAATTGCAACTGCATATTCACGACAGGTGGTATAACCGCAGGCACCACAGTTTAATTCGTCTTTAACAGAATATTTTTTTGTCTGTGCTAATATTTCTTTAATCTTTTCTTCAGAAGGATAGGGTCTTCTCTGATTATCCAGACCAAAACTTCTTTTTAGATTTAGTTTTCTTGCATTGTAAAGATTACTTTTCCAAACGTGTTTATCAACATTGTTAATTTTCTCATCAATGTAATTAATAACTTTTTCGCGCCTTGCATAATAATTTAAGTCAGTATCAATTGCCGGTCCGCTTATACATCCCTCGCAAAATAAAATATCTGTAAACTTGGCATTGATATGATTGTTAGCAATCTCATCAATTATTTCAAGAACTTTTTTCTTTCCTTCAACCACAATAATATCTTTTTCAAGAATGTCATCATTTACATCGGTAGTTTTTAATAAACCTCCTGCAAGAGGATAAGCCTTACCCATCATTGCATACGGCGGATCAAATTCGCTTTCCTCATATTCGTCTAAGTTAATGTTACTGTTTACAAACATTTCCTTCAATTCTGAAAATGTAAGTACAGCATCAATTACCCCTGCAACAGCTTCATCTCTTGCCTCGTGCTTTTTGGCTATACAAGGTCCGATAAAAACAATTTTACAATTTGCATCCTCGGTTACTTTAAGGTATCTGCCGATTGCAATCATAGGCGAAACTACTTTTGCAAGATAAGGAACAAGATCAACAAAATATTTTTGAATATAACTAACAACTGCAGGACAGGCAGAGCTAATCACTGTTTTATCTGAATCGCTGTTTATTACCTCCATATAATCATTTGCGATCAGATCAGCACCAAAAGCAGTTTCAATTACTTTTTTAAACCCAAGTTTTTTTAATGCTGCGGGAACCTTTCCATAGTTATCCGGGAATGATGCCGCAAAAGACGGCGCAACAATAGCAATGGTATTGTTAGCTGCAATCAGATCGTAAGCAACATCAATTTCGGATAGAATTTGTTTTGCATCCTGAGAACAGACTTTTACACAATGCCCGCAGACAATACATCTTTCTTCAATAACTTTTGCTTGTCCATCAATAACACGTATAGCTGCAGCGGGACATTCTCTAATACAAGAGTAACATCTTTTACATCTATCGCTTATTGTGCTAACTATTGCGTGATTCATTTTTCTATTGCCACGACCTTCGGGTCGTGGGATAAATTAATAAACAAGTGGGCTTTAGCCCAATTGTAATTTGTCTGGCTAAAGTCAGTATCCTTTTCCAAACACTACCCCGACCTAAAGGTCGGGAATATAATAATTCTCAGTTCTTTAAAATCTTTTTCTTATCAAAATACTCTGTGTGAAGTATCTCGTGAGCTTTGTGAGAATTTGGCTCACCGAAAAATTCTTTATATAAAGTCAATACAGATTCATTTTCATGAGATCTTCTGGTCTTTGCATTTTCATCAATCTTATAAAGTGCCTTAACACGCTTAATGACTTTTTCCGGTTTCTGATGGATAGGCTGCCCGCCTCCGTTTATACATCCGCCGGGACAAGCCATAACTTCTATAAAGTGATGTTTAGAAGTTCCGTTTTGCACCTCATCCAGAATAGGTCCAACATTTCCGATTCCATTTACAACTGCGATACTAACATTGAGATCACCAATTTTTACAGTTGCCTCTTTAACTCCAGCCATACCGCGTATTTCTTCAAACTCCAGATGTTCGAGTTCGGTTCCTGTAATTTTAAAATATGCTGTACGCAAAGCAGCTTCCATAACACCGCCGCTTGTACCAAATATTGCCGCAGCTCCGGTAGATTCACCAAGCGGATTATCAAACTCACTTTCTGGAAGATCGTTAAAATCTATTCCCGCAGTTTTAAAGAATCTTACAAGCTCTCTTGTTGTTAATACTGAATCAACATCTGGCATTGCTTCGGCAGAAAGCTCTGCACGATTAGATTCATATTTCTTTACAGTACAAGGCATAATAGACACTACATAAATATCTGCGGGATCAATTCCCATTTTTCTTGCATAATAAGATTTGAGAACAGCGCCTTCCATTTCGTGTGGAGATTTACAAGTTGAAATATGCTCTAGCACTTCGGGTCTGTTCATCTCAACATATTTAATCCATCCGGGGCAGCAGCTTGTAAACATCGGTAAGCTTCCGCCATTTTGTATTCGGCTGATTAACTCTGTTGCTTCTTCCATAATTGTAAGATCAGCAGCAAAGTTTGTGTCAAATACTTTTTTGAATCCAAGTCTTCTCAATCCGGTTACTAATAAAC is a window of Ignavibacterium sp. DNA encoding:
- a CDS encoding KamA family radical SAM protein; this translates as MELWQQMVRDSVHTVEQLVEKFGIDRKVAADLDEFFQARINPYYFNLIRYPGDPIWRQCVPDKTELEDFDAAEDPLMEDAMSPVPNITHRYPDRALFLVTSQCGLYCRFCTRKRKVGDYEKISMRGLESAFNYLEQHTEIRDVILSGGDPLMLTDAMLEKILQRIRKIPHIEIIRLGSRMPCVLPHRITTKLVNMLKKYHPIYCNTHFNHPWEITPESSKACQMMADAGIPMGNQTVIMKGVNDDPAVMKELVQKLLKIRVRPYYMYMADETKGANHFRTSIETGISIVEALRGHTSGLAVPHFVIDAPGGGGKIPLLPNYVLHKDEERIILRNFQHKIYTYKNYADANNPNGYGSKNKVNGKNGRNGSNGNGKGKKEDLKPKRIKLPVLEEVTN
- a CDS encoding ATP-grasp domain-containing protein; amino-acid sequence: MAYNVKPESDSFSAIVSPNPNPSSKKLNSKIDEYAEWDTLETINAVKDAISIYNNVFLIEADEEAYNKFREAKPDIVFNIAEGSNGVSREAQIPAILDLLKIPYTGSDALTLAICLDKARTKEILSYHKIPNAKFFVAEKIEDAESNSLQFPMIVKPISEGSGKGIYTSSFVHSKSELKREIERITSEYNQAALVEEFLPGREFTVAILGNDGDAKVLPAIEMRYDKYPEGTAPLYSYEAKWILDTKENEFDVFDCPADISKELEERINKVCLDTYRVLRCRDWSRIDLRLAKNGEPNIIEINPLPGIIPDPNENSSFPKAARAAGIEYNDMINYVLAAGIRRYNLL
- a CDS encoding ATP-grasp domain-containing protein; the encoded protein is MKTKAKILICFNSPVSIFPIYNGKPADEKSDSKDLSEHSFASNMLEIENHLRTFFTDVSSLAVDRDVNRTIHEITKYNPDAILNFVESVEGIAHYEYCMAGLYELLEYEYTGNVPQTLGNCLNKRRTKEILYSNGIKTPRAITLAPNQKFSKKDIDLNYPLILKLIDEDASIGISENSVVNNYKELRKHYTFLTETYNKNLIVEEYIVGRELNCAVLGGKTLPISEIDFTGLPKNLPKIVTYDGKWIEGSTYYNYTKPVCPANLENDLKIQLEEIAVNAYNVLGCRDYARVDIRLSGDEIPYVIEVNPNPDVSSDSGFARAAAASGKNYSELLFTITDFALQRKYNDPKNKAV
- a CDS encoding [Fe-Fe] hydrogenase large subunit C-terminal domain-containing protein is translated as MNHAIVSTISDRCKRCYSCIRECPAAAIRVIDGQAKVIEERCIVCGHCVKVCSQDAKQILSEIDVAYDLIAANNTIAIVAPSFAASFPDNYGKVPAALKKLGFKKVIETAFGADLIANDYMEVINSDSDKTVISSACPAVVSYIQKYFVDLVPYLAKVVSPMIAIGRYLKVTEDANCKIVFIGPCIAKKHEARDEAVAGVIDAVLTFSELKEMFVNSNINLDEYEESEFDPPYAMMGKAYPLAGGLLKTTDVNDDILEKDIIVVEGKKKVLEIIDEIANNHINAKFTDILFCEGCISGPAIDTDLNYYARREKVINYIDEKINNVDKHVWKSNLYNARKLNLKRSFGLDNQRRPYPSEEKIKEILAQTKKYSVKDELNCGACGYTTCREYAVAIAKDLAEKEMCLPYLLNELKTAYDNLSNTEEQLRVAEKLASIGQLAAGVAHEINNPLGTILLYASMLKRDLEKIFNDDQKTEDLELIVEEANRCKNIVANLLNFARQGKLNLKEFDLAETLKELLKPFAMNTAYRGINFRLDVEENNYRITGDEDQLKQVFINLIKNACDAMTDIDSKKELIITLALNRDSVKIEFSDTGPGIPKENHGKVFIPFFTTKSMGKGTGLGLAISYGIIKMHKGNITFKSEIGKGTAFTVVLPTNQVYQITNANKGIEAL
- a CDS encoding response regulator; translation: MSTSKPKVLIVDDEKGLRIGAQRLLEMEGYEVTTAENGTEGIKFGTETEFDLAVIDLKMPDIDGLEVLQTIRKKYPNTVCFIATAYASYETAVEATRLGAHSYIPKPFSPEELISNLKEGYQKRLVNLEAEKWQREREERLLEVAFEKTRLNTIINSITDGVLVINKEGLAVLYNPAALRFLELSSIAVEEYILDKLRPELLELFNKLVSEVSIEHKSYTIQIELKPNREFFVEVTASVVRHSTDNVAGVVIVFKDITELKKIEFVKSQFVSMVSHELKAPIAAVYGFLKLFNDDSIQLSPEQRKDYEIRSMIRLDGLLKMVNDLLDISRMELKTVHREIKKVCLHEIISSILELFQIDISKKGLQVVFEKDNTAHCINADSDEISRLFTNLISNAIKYNREQGIITINLYQSDNYIVTEIKDSGIGLKPEDRQKLFSEFFRAKNEKTKNISGTGLGLSIVKRIVDSYSGRIEVDSEFGEGSTFKIFLPLII
- a CDS encoding GNAT family N-acetyltransferase, producing MIRKIKQSDEVEIEKMLSRIPNFNEEEIKVAMELVSISVMNPHQDDYHIYVYEKDGKIIGYHCTGKRPLTDGVYDLYWIVSDPTSSGKGIGKSLLTHAEEFVRNNNGRWLLAETSSKESYSSTQNFYLRNNYSIISEIRDFYAVGDNLLVFGKFFSNKNH
- the recG gene encoding ATP-dependent DNA helicase RecG, whose protein sequence is MKSEKENILESSVQYIKSVGPKRAESFSKIGINTIRDLIFYFPSRHLDRTTVLTAAKAYGYAINGFDGEATIIAKVVDKEKRNLGRKEILKVQFRDGSGFIECVWFQGVKYFHSVFNEGDYFAISGKPEINYNKLQIVHPDYDKITEEETQSFLNTGKIIPFYRIPKELKQKNIGDLSLRRIINTAVESYVDNLEETLPKEIIEQHKLIDLITAVKNYHYPQSKELFEKAKRRFKFEEMFYLELLVAIKKNNYQTKLIGNKMEIKSKLVSDFIKTLSFELTKAQLNVLTEIKNDMLSEKPMNRLLQGDVGSGKTIVALISMLIAVDNGFQAALMAPTEILADQHAKNISVMMSKLSSIHKGKEIKVSLLLGGQKKSERSRKLTDIELQEADIIIGTHAIFEEQVKFNNLGLVVIDEQHRFGVKQRAALQSKGKTPDVLVMSATPIPRTLSMTVYGDLDLSIINEMPKNRIPIKTVLRGEKKLPDIYKFIIDKAKEGYQTFLVYPLVEESEKLDLKAATTFYEDLKENHLQNLKLGLIHGRMSWQEKEEVMLMFKAKAFDVLVSTTVIEVGIDIPDANIILINDAHRFGLSQLHQLRGRIGRGSKQAYCILITSDNIAAKQNANELELEYLSSSQLERYKSSVRLQSMVKYLDGFKISEIDLKLRGPGDIFGTKQSGFPELKYTNIVDDQELILEAKQSAFKLIEVDPKLEKKISVIIRENLIKHYSENLSYAKIA
- a CDS encoding response regulator, translated to MNNKKKILLVDDDLDLLEQNKLLIESKGYEVITANSGREGFETFKKTKPDACVIDLIMEEHDSGFILCYRIKNDEHGKNIPVFILTSATYDTGFKFGASTSEEREWIKADALIHKPVIIEEFVQKLEAFYEMKK